Part of the Pseudobacteriovorax antillogorgiicola genome is shown below.
ACTAAGCTTGTCATCGGAACCTCCGGATTTTAGTTTCTACAACTGGAAATAGAGTTTGATGCCATCAAGGACATACTTCACGGCAATGGCGCAGATGATGAGTCCCATCACACGGCTTAGTAAACTTGCTCCAGAATCTCCTATGAGACGATCGATATATTTTGATGAGTAAAGTAAAACAAAGGTGATCAGCAAGATCACGGTCATCAATGCTGCCACCATCAGCTGGGCTTCGAAACTAGCGCTGCGCTTTTCGGTAAGCAAGACGATACCCATGATAGCCCCGGGCGAGGCTATAGAAGGCATGGCCAGAGGGAAGACCGATGTATCTTTAAAGGACTTAGCCATATTAACTTCCTCCTCGGGCTTGCTCTCGCCAAAAATCATCGTCAAGGCAAACAAAAAGAGGATGATGCCACCAGAAACTTGAAATGCGGACAAGGGAATTTCCATGGCATTGAGAATGAACTCTCCCGTTGTCATAAAGAAAATTAAAACCAG
Proteins encoded:
- a CDS encoding MarC family protein, coding for MDFLNDGIKVFVILWALIDPVGTIPVFLAVSKQHPPTDFSRLAFRAVCIAWLVLIFFMTTGEFILNAMEIPLSAFQVSGGIILFLFALTMIFGESKPEEEVNMAKSFKDTSVFPLAMPSIASPGAIMGIVLLTEKRSASFEAQLMVAALMTVILLITFVLLYSSKYIDRLIGDSGASLLSRVMGLIICAIAVKYVLDGIKLYFQL